In a single window of the Streptococcus ilei genome:
- the gtfA gene encoding accessory Sec system glycosyltransferase GtfA has protein sequence MTVYNINLGIGWASSGVEYAQAYRAKLLRQIQEPAKFIFMDMILADNIQHLTENIGFKDHEIIWLYTHFTDIKIAPTTYTVEQVLAGFAGSPTREETTGKVKRYFYEDQDSFLTCYLRDEKSPYVERCEYVSGGILVRKDYFSYTRYCTEYFIPKNNQAHLIERRFYNEDGSVAYRMQVADGQEIYRFPDRYLLGRQELIRYFMQTLNLTKQDLVILDRETDIGQPIFEEAQKARLGVVVHAEHYSVNSTDNQYILWNNYYDYQFTNADKVDFFIVATDRQKEVLAAQFEKYTQHSPAIYTIPVGSLESLPQKDSRKPFSLITASRLATEKHIDWLIRAVVEAKKELPALSFDIYGKGGEEEKLRSLIEELGAMDYIQLKGHMDLTAIYKDYEVYLSASTSEGFGLTLMEAIGSGLPIIGFDVPYGNQNFVRDGENGYLLPTEPDQIVDRIARSFAEKIHLLYQSQKVASMRQASYARAEDFLTSKVEKAWSQLIEEVTHA, from the coding sequence ATGACAGTATACAATATCAATCTTGGGATTGGATGGGCCAGTAGTGGCGTCGAGTATGCACAAGCCTATCGGGCCAAGTTGCTACGACAGATCCAAGAACCCGCAAAATTTATTTTTATGGATATGATATTAGCAGACAATATTCAACACTTAACAGAGAATATTGGCTTTAAAGACCATGAAATCATATGGCTCTACACCCATTTTACAGATATAAAAATTGCGCCTACGACTTACACGGTGGAGCAAGTCCTGGCTGGGTTCGCTGGGAGCCCAACGCGAGAAGAGACCACAGGGAAGGTGAAACGCTATTTCTACGAAGACCAAGACAGTTTTTTGACCTGCTATCTTCGGGACGAAAAGAGTCCCTATGTAGAGCGCTGTGAGTATGTTTCTGGAGGGATCCTAGTCAGAAAAGATTATTTTTCCTATACTCGCTACTGTACAGAGTACTTTATCCCCAAAAATAATCAAGCCCATTTGATTGAACGGCGTTTCTACAATGAGGACGGAAGTGTGGCCTATCGGATGCAGGTGGCAGATGGTCAGGAGATTTACCGTTTCCCGGATCGTTATCTCCTGGGCCGGCAGGAATTGATTCGCTACTTCATGCAAACCCTCAACTTGACCAAACAAGATCTGGTGATTTTGGATCGGGAGACGGACATCGGCCAACCCATTTTTGAAGAGGCCCAAAAAGCTCGTCTAGGAGTCGTGGTCCATGCGGAGCACTATAGTGTCAACAGTACTGATAATCAATATATTTTGTGGAACAATTATTACGATTACCAATTTACTAATGCGGATAAGGTGGACTTCTTTATTGTCGCGACAGATCGCCAAAAGGAAGTTTTGGCAGCGCAATTTGAAAAATATACCCAGCATTCTCCTGCTATTTATACCATTCCGGTAGGAAGTCTTGAAAGTCTACCGCAAAAGGACTCTCGTAAACCTTTTTCTTTGATAACTGCTTCGCGTCTGGCGACAGAAAAACACATCGACTGGTTAATTCGAGCAGTTGTCGAAGCAAAAAAAGAGCTACCTGCTCTCTCTTTTGATATTTATGGAAAAGGCGGAGAGGAAGAGAAACTGCGGTCGCTAATTGAAGAGTTAGGAGCGATGGACTATATCCAGCTCAAAGGGCATATGGATTTGACCGCTATTTACAAAGATTATGAAGTCTATCTATCGGCTTCAACCAGCGAAGGCTTTGGCCTCACCTTGATGGAGGCAATTGGTTCTGGTCTTCCAATCATTGGCTTTGATGTACCCTACGGCAATCAGAACTTTGTTAGAGATGGGGAGAATGGCTACTTGCTTCCGACTGAACCAGACCAGATTGTGGACAGGATAGCGAGGTCCTTCGCTGAAAAGATCCACTTGCTATACCAGAGTCAAAAGGTGGCATCCATGCGTCAAGCATCTTATGCGCGTGCAGAAGATTTTCTAACCAGTAAGGTTGAAAAAGCTTGGTCTCAATTGATTGAGGAGGTGACCCATGCTTAA
- the secA2 gene encoding accessory Sec system translocase SecA2, protein MAVNEDLVDFIQLKKIKKILKKVNGWKDRMSQLTDQQLQEKTEEFRRRFRKGESLDDLLAEAYAVVREVSQRVLGMFPYDVQVMGAIVLHQGNIAEMETGEGKTLTATMPAYLNAIEGKGVMVITPNTYLATRDAEEMGKIYRFLGLTVGVPLQDREGELSPARKRTLYQADIVYTTNSSLGFDYLSENLTASVEGQFLAKFNYAIVDEIDSILLDSAQTPLIISGSPRVQSNLYGIVDTLVRTFQKGEEYKIDGDKKQVWLTPKGVKAAEAFLSIQHLYNPQHRDLVRHINLALQAHQNYTKDKDYVVRVNEKGEKEIVLLDQATGRLMELTRLQGGLHQALEAKEGLPLTPETRAMASITYQNLFKMFRKLGGMTGTGKVAEAEFLETYAMSVVQIPTNRKRIRQDLPDEIYQTLPEKVYASIAYIKEVHAKGNPILIFAGSVEMSILYSNLLLREGIPHNLLNANKASREAQIIAESGQKGAVTVATSMAGRGTDIKLGNGVAALGGLVVIGTERMMNRRIDLQIRGRSGRQGDPGKTKFFVSLEDDLIKNWGPNWIQDRYQDYDVEDRLQEAKPLSRRKYQRIIAQAQDASESAAQASRRLTLEFAESMNIQRDLVYKERDRLIRLGRRLDGLIEKIAREVFAQVAKNKKYQDPIAFYHYILDHISYQVVPAQIPQAFPSKQAKEDFLWELARSELLAKYQTLESDEVIAQFQRMVLLKAIDENWVEQVDYLQQLRVALSGQYTSQKNPLVEFYQEAYLSFDRMKALAKEQMVRNLLLSRVEINTKGEIVLYFP, encoded by the coding sequence ATTGCAGTAAATGAGGACCTAGTGGATTTTATTCAATTGAAAAAAATAAAAAAGATTTTAAAAAAGGTTAATGGCTGGAAAGATAGAATGTCTCAATTGACAGACCAGCAGTTACAAGAAAAGACAGAGGAATTCCGCCGTCGTTTCCGAAAAGGGGAGTCACTGGACGATTTGCTAGCAGAAGCTTATGCAGTCGTGAGAGAAGTCTCTCAGCGAGTCTTGGGGATGTTTCCTTACGATGTTCAAGTCATGGGAGCTATCGTTCTCCACCAAGGAAATATTGCAGAGATGGAAACTGGGGAAGGAAAGACCCTAACGGCAACCATGCCAGCTTACCTGAATGCTATAGAAGGGAAGGGGGTTATGGTGATTACCCCCAATACTTATCTGGCAACTCGTGATGCGGAAGAAATGGGTAAGATTTATCGTTTCCTAGGTTTAACGGTCGGGGTTCCACTCCAAGATAGGGAGGGCGAACTCTCCCCAGCTAGGAAGCGGACGCTCTACCAAGCTGACATTGTCTACACTACTAATAGTAGCTTGGGCTTCGACTATCTTTCAGAAAATTTAACAGCCTCTGTCGAAGGTCAATTCCTAGCAAAGTTTAACTATGCTATTGTGGATGAAATTGATTCTATCTTGTTGGATAGTGCTCAGACGCCCTTGATTATCTCAGGTTCTCCTCGAGTTCAATCCAATCTATATGGGATTGTAGATACCTTGGTCCGAACCTTTCAAAAAGGAGAAGAATACAAGATTGACGGAGACAAGAAACAAGTTTGGTTGACCCCTAAAGGGGTGAAGGCAGCCGAGGCTTTTTTATCCATTCAACATTTGTATAATCCTCAACATCGTGATCTCGTCCGCCATATCAATTTGGCATTACAAGCGCATCAAAACTATACAAAAGATAAGGATTATGTCGTCCGTGTAAATGAAAAAGGGGAGAAGGAGATTGTCCTTCTAGATCAGGCAACGGGGCGTCTCATGGAATTGACTCGCCTTCAAGGGGGACTTCATCAGGCACTTGAAGCCAAGGAAGGACTTCCTTTGACACCAGAGACACGGGCCATGGCTTCGATCACTTACCAAAACTTGTTCAAGATGTTTCGGAAACTCGGCGGTATGACGGGAACCGGGAAGGTTGCAGAAGCTGAATTTCTGGAGACCTATGCCATGTCAGTGGTTCAGATCCCAACCAATCGAAAACGCATTCGCCAGGATCTTCCAGATGAGATATACCAGACCTTGCCAGAAAAAGTCTATGCCTCTATTGCCTACATCAAAGAAGTCCATGCAAAGGGAAATCCGATTTTGATTTTTGCTGGATCGGTTGAGATGTCTATCTTGTACTCAAACCTTCTGCTTCGTGAAGGAATTCCCCATAATCTCTTGAATGCCAACAAGGCTTCTCGTGAAGCACAGATTATTGCTGAATCTGGTCAAAAAGGAGCGGTAACAGTTGCCACCTCGATGGCAGGTCGGGGGACAGATATCAAATTAGGGAACGGTGTAGCTGCCTTAGGCGGATTAGTGGTCATCGGGACGGAGAGGATGATGAATCGCAGGATAGATCTCCAAATTCGAGGACGATCAGGACGTCAAGGAGATCCTGGAAAAACCAAGTTCTTTGTCTCTCTGGAGGATGACTTGATCAAAAACTGGGGTCCAAATTGGATCCAGGATAGGTATCAAGATTATGACGTAGAGGATCGACTTCAAGAAGCCAAACCTCTATCTCGGAGAAAATACCAACGTATAATCGCTCAAGCTCAGGATGCGAGTGAAAGTGCTGCGCAAGCTAGTCGTCGCTTGACCTTAGAGTTTGCAGAGAGTATGAATATTCAACGTGATTTAGTTTATAAGGAACGGGATCGTTTAATCAGGTTAGGTAGACGTTTGGACGGATTAATCGAGAAAATTGCCCGAGAAGTTTTTGCCCAGGTAGCCAAAAACAAGAAGTATCAAGACCCGATTGCCTTCTATCACTATATTCTAGATCATATCAGTTATCAGGTTGTTCCTGCCCAGATCCCTCAAGCCTTTCCTTCCAAACAGGCAAAAGAGGATTTTCTCTGGGAGCTAGCCCGCTCTGAGTTACTTGCTAAATATCAAACGCTTGAATCCGATGAGGTGATTGCTCAATTTCAACGGATGGTACTTTTAAAGGCTATTGATGAAAATTGGGTGGAACAAGTGGATTATTTGCAACAATTACGTGTGGCCTTATCTGGCCAGTACACCAGCCAAAAGAATCCGCTGGTCGAATTTTACCAAGAAGCCTACTTGTCTTTCGATCGGATGAAGGCTTTGGCAAAAGAGCAGATGGTTCGCAATCTTTTACTCAGTCGAGTAGAAATCAATACAAAAGGGGAAATTGTCCTGTATTTCCCATAA
- the asp3 gene encoding accessory Sec system protein Asp3, which yields MRKQKGRQIYWGSTSSADYLWGSVIQRLAVDQIRFTNPLMPSGQVLKTWKSLTSYGEDRMAPSLPLLQRGQTYVLEAQMTSRPAHTVMLEIVCQDRFGKMVDRQVSTEGQVRFVYPEQAYSYQVRLLSAGMQEFTFHHITISPISSEQGAILIQTK from the coding sequence ATGAGAAAACAGAAAGGTCGCCAGATTTATTGGGGATCAACCTCTTCGGCAGATTATTTATGGGGGTCTGTTATTCAGAGATTGGCAGTCGATCAGATTCGGTTTACGAATCCTTTAATGCCTTCTGGTCAAGTCTTAAAAACCTGGAAATCCCTCACAAGCTATGGGGAGGATCGGATGGCCCCCAGTCTACCACTTTTACAGAGAGGCCAGACATATGTGCTTGAAGCTCAGATGACTTCTAGGCCTGCTCATACGGTAATGTTGGAAATTGTTTGCCAAGACCGTTTTGGTAAGATGGTGGACCGGCAGGTCAGTACAGAGGGGCAGGTCAGGTTTGTTTATCCAGAGCAAGCTTATTCTTACCAAGTGCGTCTCCTCAGTGCTGGGATGCAAGAGTTTACCTTTCACCATATCACGATTTCTCCGATTTCGTCTGAACAAGGAGCTATTCTGATACAGACTAAATAG
- the asp2 gene encoding accessory Sec system protein Asp2 yields the protein MDRKLETGHILQIGPTNWQGEVTIPEGLNWHYFSIQTPLQIEDYMAEQGIKQFKALVLDHPERLLNFKEELALFQPYTVFYDQTYDQESFTEELARLMQLVQAKAWDFSDKAHFLYQLHRFLYDGQYGDAFSVRDLRIRADFEGMQTVRGKHFLELDGSYGEEFTPIAQWVNTYSYNGTIPTDLWLEYEKTAGCQIRLRVQFFQSGSLGSLEKELVYSEVDLVRPVLIDEPGRYYLSFSLEARGQGQLIIGALHKRFSHGPFGEISLGSQTLRDSKRQEIFAYFHPGDLKPPLNIYFSGYRPAEGFEGFYLMKNMGAPFILFSDPRLEGGCFYLGSPELEKKIQDFIDYHLQALGFGPKELNFSGLSMGTYGALYYGASYSPHAILVGKPIVNLGDVAANLKFKRPDEFGTSLDMMQLLVGQVTSEGIEVLNKRFWDRFGQVTLKDTLLALAYMRDDDYDQKAYSDILEALYHQPVRIISSSRPGRHNDATESIIEWFLTQYKEIMERDFGRSG from the coding sequence ATGGACAGAAAGTTGGAAACAGGCCATATTCTTCAAATTGGACCTACAAATTGGCAGGGAGAAGTGACGATCCCAGAAGGTCTGAACTGGCATTATTTTTCTATCCAAACACCTCTACAGATAGAGGATTACATGGCGGAGCAAGGCATCAAGCAGTTTAAGGCCTTGGTGCTGGATCATCCTGAAAGGCTATTGAACTTCAAAGAAGAACTGGCTCTATTTCAGCCCTACACTGTTTTCTATGATCAAACATATGATCAAGAGTCATTTACAGAAGAACTGGCTCGTTTGATGCAACTGGTTCAGGCTAAGGCTTGGGATTTTTCTGATAAGGCTCACTTTCTCTATCAACTTCATCGTTTCCTTTATGACGGTCAGTACGGAGATGCTTTTAGCGTCAGAGATTTACGAATTAGAGCAGACTTTGAAGGGATGCAAACGGTCAGAGGGAAACACTTTTTGGAATTAGACGGTTCATATGGAGAGGAGTTTACTCCTATAGCCCAGTGGGTTAACACCTATTCTTATAATGGGACCATTCCTACGGATTTATGGTTAGAGTACGAGAAAACGGCAGGCTGTCAAATCCGTTTGCGGGTCCAATTTTTCCAGAGTGGTAGTCTGGGATCGTTAGAGAAGGAACTCGTCTATTCGGAAGTAGACTTGGTAAGGCCGGTTCTGATTGACGAGCCTGGTCGCTATTACCTATCTTTTTCACTGGAAGCAAGGGGACAGGGACAACTCATTATCGGTGCTTTGCACAAGCGCTTCTCTCACGGTCCCTTTGGAGAAATTTCTCTTGGCTCCCAGACTCTCAGAGACAGCAAGCGTCAGGAAATTTTTGCTTATTTCCATCCAGGAGATCTGAAGCCACCACTGAATATCTATTTCTCTGGTTATCGTCCTGCGGAGGGCTTTGAAGGCTTTTACTTGATGAAAAATATGGGAGCTCCCTTCATTCTCTTTTCGGATCCGCGTCTAGAGGGAGGATGCTTCTATCTTGGCTCTCCAGAGTTAGAAAAGAAGATTCAGGATTTTATCGATTATCATCTCCAAGCCTTAGGATTTGGTCCAAAAGAATTGAACTTTTCAGGTCTATCGATGGGCACTTATGGAGCCCTCTACTATGGAGCTTCATACTCGCCACATGCGATCTTGGTTGGAAAACCTATTGTCAATCTTGGGGATGTGGCGGCCAATCTGAAGTTTAAACGGCCAGATGAATTTGGGACATCACTCGATATGATGCAGTTACTCGTCGGTCAAGTGACGAGTGAAGGGATTGAGGTCTTGAACAAGCGTTTTTGGGATCGATTTGGTCAAGTAACCTTAAAGGATACTCTATTAGCCTTGGCTTATATGCGAGATGATGATTACGACCAGAAGGCTTATTCGGATATTTTAGAAGCTCTTTATCACCAACCGGTTCGGATCATTAGTTCGAGTCGGCCGGGGCGCCACAATGATGCAACGGAATCCATCATTGAGTGGTTCTTGACCCAATACAAAGAAATCATGGAAAGAGATTTTGGTAGAAGCGGATGA
- the asp1 gene encoding accessory Sec system protein Asp1: MYYFIPAWYGSERIWYNTTTPWYWSKDMIEFDETIHQIRVFQEAGVERKLVLPHYCPQLRYYLHRQDLLETDYLSIFDHIQGISPRQEMIPIQVEDLEWPAQTSFAYTPFQIVAFCRGQVIASIDLGVDGNLLSVNRLKGKETVYVQYLDDRGFISSVLYYKEGSPYFQDYLTPEGDWVLRELLTDASHMVFVNEAFQKQFKRETYSDMGEVVAEKMKAILEDLVPGHDRMVIAAHPANLSFIQQVERGISKVLSFYGQRQPLSQEDSLLHFSLKEVDLVLTDSEKTKQDLLRLAPSIASKVHRLTSFDSRLRLGSSQERKESKIFFYLDEKNLPSQSALEKVFEILAKNPLFEVVFAIYNASDEAVATLDRQLEDLAGEMGMAARGVQVDSRELGENHILEDASLFEKKLDRYKLRNFFNENDIIKELEQTRLIVDMSEEPNLYTQIAGISAGIPQINRSQTEYVDHLKNGYVLGEMEEELEKAMDYFLRDLKPWNESLIYSVEKIQEYTGQRLIAKWEGWMEN; encoded by the coding sequence ATGTATTACTTTATCCCAGCCTGGTATGGCAGCGAGCGTATTTGGTACAATACGACGACGCCTTGGTATTGGTCGAAAGATATGATTGAATTTGATGAGACCATTCATCAAATTCGAGTCTTCCAGGAAGCGGGAGTGGAGCGGAAATTAGTGCTTCCACATTATTGCCCACAACTGCGTTACTACCTCCATCGGCAAGATTTGTTGGAAACAGACTATCTGTCAATTTTTGATCATATTCAGGGAATTTCCCCTCGCCAAGAGATGATACCGATTCAGGTCGAAGATTTGGAATGGCCAGCTCAAACAAGCTTTGCTTATACTCCTTTTCAAATAGTGGCTTTCTGTCGCGGTCAGGTCATCGCTAGTATCGATTTGGGAGTAGATGGGAATCTTCTTTCAGTTAATCGGCTAAAGGGTAAAGAAACGGTTTATGTGCAGTATCTAGATGACCGAGGTTTTATTTCCAGTGTCTTATACTACAAAGAGGGAAGTCCGTATTTCCAAGACTATTTAACCCCCGAAGGGGACTGGGTTTTGAGAGAGTTATTGACGGATGCTAGCCACATGGTCTTTGTTAATGAAGCCTTTCAGAAGCAGTTTAAACGTGAAACTTACTCGGACATGGGAGAAGTGGTTGCTGAAAAAATGAAAGCCATACTAGAAGACCTAGTTCCGGGTCACGATCGTATGGTGATTGCGGCCCATCCAGCTAACCTATCCTTTATCCAACAAGTGGAGCGGGGCATTTCAAAGGTTCTCTCTTTTTATGGGCAACGCCAGCCACTATCACAAGAAGATTCCTTGCTTCATTTTTCTTTAAAAGAGGTTGACTTGGTGCTAACTGATAGTGAAAAAACGAAACAAGATTTGCTTCGTCTTGCTCCAAGTATTGCTTCTAAGGTCCATCGCCTGACGTCCTTTGATTCGCGGCTGAGATTGGGAAGCAGTCAAGAGAGGAAAGAGTCGAAAATCTTTTTCTATCTGGATGAAAAGAACCTCCCCTCTCAATCCGCTTTAGAGAAAGTGTTCGAAATCTTAGCGAAAAACCCTTTATTTGAAGTCGTTTTCGCGATCTACAATGCTTCTGATGAAGCAGTAGCGACACTGGATAGGCAGTTAGAAGACTTAGCTGGCGAGATGGGGATGGCTGCTAGGGGTGTTCAGGTTGATTCTCGCGAGCTGGGAGAAAACCACATCCTCGAAGATGCTTCTCTCTTTGAAAAGAAGCTAGATCGTTATAAGCTTCGAAATTTCTTCAATGAGAACGACATCATCAAAGAATTAGAACAGACTCGCTTAATAGTAGATATGAGTGAGGAACCCAATCTGTATACACAGATTGCAGGCATTTCGGCAGGGATTCCTCAGATCAATCGCAGCCAAACAGAGTATGTAGACCATTTAAAAAATGGATATGTCCTGGGGGAGATGGAGGAAGAGCTAGAAAAAGCGATGGACTATTTCCTTAGAGATCTTAAACCATGGAATGAATCGCTGATTTATTCCGTCGAAAAGATTCAAGAATACACAGGCCAGCGCTTGATCGCCAAATGGGAAGGATGGATGGAAAACTAG
- the secY2 gene encoding accessory Sec system protein translocase subunit SecY2: MMKQSGVRNRLCWTILFVFVYVLGSKITLPFVDLAKVLNVNEGTARGLELTSAIMGGNLRGLSIFALGLSPWMSSMILWRLFTVSKRHNLERTSSDLVERRKMYLTLALALVQSLAVSLYLPLETDLSPLLVVSLNALIMIAGTFFLVWLADLNTALGLGNSIVIMMAGMLLYLPEDVLGTLSKSGLPAYSLLFLFLLLLAFMYMVVCIEYARYRIPVNKLGIHNSLKAHTFLDVKLNPAGGMPFMYAMTLVSIPQYIFLLVQAINPHASWAATIANELVIGEPAWIFLYGLMMVLLSFAFAFVTVNGEEIADKMMKNSEYIDFVYPGEETRRYINRIVFRLTVFGTLYLILFTVLPFLLLLWDRGLLRLVMIPGSFLMFVGMISTIREEVRALRVNQGYTRLF, translated from the coding sequence ATGATGAAACAATCTGGAGTTAGGAATCGATTATGTTGGACGATCCTATTCGTCTTTGTTTATGTTTTAGGAAGTAAAATCACCTTACCCTTTGTAGATCTAGCGAAGGTTTTAAATGTGAACGAAGGTACTGCAAGGGGTCTGGAGTTGACGAGTGCTATCATGGGTGGGAACCTTCGTGGCTTATCCATTTTTGCCCTCGGGCTTTCGCCTTGGATGTCTTCAATGATCTTGTGGCGGTTGTTTACAGTATCTAAACGTCATAACCTGGAGAGAACCAGTTCGGACCTTGTGGAGCGACGGAAGATGTATCTGACACTTGCTTTGGCTCTTGTGCAATCTTTGGCAGTTTCCCTCTATCTCCCGTTAGAAACAGACCTGAGCCCTCTTCTAGTGGTCTCGCTTAATGCCTTGATTATGATAGCAGGTACTTTTTTCTTAGTCTGGTTAGCTGATTTAAATACCGCACTAGGCTTGGGGAATTCTATTGTGATCATGATGGCGGGGATGCTTCTGTACTTACCAGAGGATGTCCTTGGGACCTTATCAAAGAGTGGGCTTCCAGCATACAGCCTTCTGTTTCTATTTCTCCTCTTGTTAGCATTTATGTATATGGTCGTATGCATCGAGTATGCTCGCTATCGGATCCCTGTGAATAAGCTGGGGATTCACAACAGTTTGAAAGCTCACACGTTTTTAGATGTGAAGCTCAATCCAGCTGGAGGCATGCCCTTTATGTATGCCATGACCTTGGTTTCTATCCCGCAATACATATTTTTGCTGGTCCAAGCCATTAATCCCCATGCTTCATGGGCTGCCACTATTGCTAATGAGTTGGTCATAGGAGAGCCAGCCTGGATATTTCTCTATGGTCTGATGATGGTCCTTCTGTCCTTTGCTTTTGCCTTTGTAACGGTCAATGGGGAAGAAATTGCAGACAAAATGATGAAAAACTCAGAGTATATTGATTTCGTTTATCCTGGAGAAGAGACGCGTAGGTACATCAATCGAATTGTCTTTCGTTTAACGGTTTTTGGGACGCTGTATTTAATCCTGTTTACCGTGTTGCCCTTCCTTCTTCTGCTTTGGGATAGAGGGCTCTTGCGTTTGGTCATGATTCCAGGAAGTTTTCTCATGTTTGTGGGGATGATCTCGACGATCCGGGAGGAAGTTCGAGCCCTTCGCGTGAACCAAGGCTATACAAGATTGTTTTAG